Proteins from a single region of Thermoplasmata archaeon:
- a CDS encoding MscL family protein gives MANDDEILDELKKITALLTPKPAPPPPKGFMNEFRAFMSQYKVLGMAVAFILGLYLGALVQALVTDLIMPIIQYTTPPGVKWQNIAVGPFEIGSFFGALLTFIIVALVIFLIVKMSSKPPKLKIKKKA, from the coding sequence ATGGCTAATGATGATGAGATTCTGGATGAGTTAAAAAAAATCACAGCCTTGCTTACCCCAAAACCCGCACCACCGCCACCTAAAGGATTTATGAACGAATTTAGAGCTTTTATGTCTCAGTACAAAGTACTAGGAATGGCTGTAGCTTTTATTCTTGGTTTGTATTTAGGTGCACTGGTACAGGCCCTTGTAACTGATCTGATAATGCCAATCATACAATATACTACTCCGCCAGGAGTAAAATGGCAGAACATAGCTGTCGGGCCTTTTGAGATTGGTAGCTTTTTCGGAGCACTACTAACATTTATAATTGTAGCGCTGGTAATATTCCTGATTGTGAAAATGAGCTCTAAACCTCCCAAACTGAAGATCAAGAAAAAAGCATAA
- the msrA gene encoding peptide-methionine (S)-S-oxide reductase MsrA, with protein MTNEENVAVLGSGCFWCAEAIFQDLDGILNVEPGYAGGTVADPSYEQVCTGKTGHAEVVRITFDPAKITYRDILAVFFSTHDPTTLNRQGNDIGTQYRSVIFYMTEEQHHIAEEFIKELTNKKYYKNPIVTSIEQYRSFYSAEEYHKNYFKNNPNNPYCQFVIAPKLDKFQKQFFKIIRST; from the coding sequence ATGACCAATGAAGAGAATGTAGCAGTGCTGGGCAGCGGTTGTTTCTGGTGTGCAGAAGCTATTTTTCAAGACTTGGACGGAATATTAAACGTTGAGCCTGGATATGCAGGCGGGACTGTAGCAGATCCGAGTTATGAGCAGGTTTGTACCGGCAAAACTGGGCATGCAGAAGTGGTCAGAATCACATTTGACCCTGCCAAAATAACATACCGGGATATTTTGGCCGTGTTTTTCTCAACTCATGATCCCACGACGCTTAACAGGCAGGGTAATGATATTGGAACACAGTACCGGTCTGTAATATTTTATATGACTGAAGAGCAGCACCACATCGCAGAAGAATTTATTAAAGAGCTCACAAATAAAAAATATTATAAAAATCCGATTGTGACCTCTATAGAACAGTACCGATCTTTTTACAGTGCGGAAGAGTATCATAAAAACTATTTTAAAAATAATCCGAATAATCCGTATTGCCAGTTTGTCATTGCTCCAAAACTGGACAAATTCCAAAAACAGTTTTTTAAGATCATAAGATCAACATAG